The Manihot esculenta cultivar AM560-2 chromosome 11, M.esculenta_v8, whole genome shotgun sequence genome includes a region encoding these proteins:
- the LOC110626389 gene encoding senescence-induced receptor-like serine/threonine-protein kinase: MNMDGRKAVVSVTLWLIFVLLSATFRNLKLAAAKDDKLAEKRKLADSNSGFLSIDCGVDQDYFDEKMEIFYKSDKDFTSTGENKYVSPGYDDDDDSSYTGRILHSLRFFPKGRKNCYKLRPENGKNQNYLIRAFFKYGNYDAQYQIPKFDVYLEANFWMTVYLPNASYPLMYEIIYFSLTDIINICLVNTLSGTPFISALELRLLNNSVYKIESKSLNTLRRDDLGNSTNRMVRYKNDVYDRIWYTSAATDYISLNTTSNIEVQSINNTLKTPVDVLRTALQLRSPLRSLGRSFPGLNNYGNENEYYACFHFAEILPISQGKGKRPREFTINFNGANYGRTTLQYLNPLTTCYGPRKSRVNGLVDFFINQTVRSDLPPILNAFELFYVMPPLVSPTDPADVDAMTVIQQMYNINKDDSWQGDPCLPRDYSWAGLNCSYDTNSPRIISLDLSGSKLTGKISSSFSNLTAIRFLDLSGNELTGTVPEFLAQLPNLTVLNLSGNKLTGSVPQSLVQKANNRLLQLSLEGNPSLCQTDSCEKKKHNNVLLPVVISFATVMVLLFLSSIFFFWRMKRQEATSQSKKEGLVISTNRSFSYSEIVSITNNFETIIGEGGFGKVYFGTLKDNVQVAVKLLSQNSRQGYKEFQSEAQLLMIVHHRNLVSLIGYCDDRHNKALIYEYMVNGNLREHLSETSGSTLNWNERLHIAADAAHGLEYLHNGCKPPIIHRDLKTSNILLNEKLRAKISDFGLSRAFANESGSHITTRPAGTIGYLDPQAQSSGNFNKKSDIYSFGIILLELITGQPAIRRDVNGEIIRIQEWVTPIIENGDVRSIVDPRLQGDLDTNSAWKAVEIALSCVLNTATRRPDMTDVLIELKECLGMVTAVVGSQRIDRGRTRSINSLEMRSLETYTETAPSPR; encoded by the exons ATGAACATGGATGGACGGAAAGCTGTGGTTTCAGTTACACTATGGTTAATCTTTGTTCTGCTGTCTGCTACTTTCAGAAACCTAAAACTAGCTGCAGCAAAGGATGACAAGCTTGCTGAAAAACGAAAGCTTGCCGACAGTAATTCGG gttTCTTGAGTATTGATTGTGGGGTGGATCAAGATTATTTCGATGAGAAAATGGAAATATTTTACAAGTCTGACAAAGATTTCACAAGCACCGGAGAAAACAAGTACGTGTCTCCCggatacgatgatgatgatgattcttCTTATACTGGACGTATATTGCATAGTTTAAGGTTCTTTCCAAAAGGAAGAAAGAATTGCTACAAATTGAGACCTGAGAATGGCAAGAATCAAAATTATCTCATCAGAGCATTCTTCAAATATGGGAATTACGATGCCCAGTACCAAATTCCAAAGTTTGATGTGTATCTCGAGGCTAATTTTTGGATGACTGTCTATCTTCCAAATGCATCATACCCGTTGATGTAtgagattatttatttttcattaaccgATATTATTAACATATGTCTCGTAAATACTTTATCTGGAACACCTTTTATCTCAGCACTAGAACTCAGACTGCTGAATAATTCTGTTTATAAAATCGAGTCCAAATCCCTAAATACACTTAGAAGAGATGACCTTGGCAACTCAACCAACAGGATGGTCAG GTACAAGAATGACGTGTATGATCGCATATGGTATACAAGTGCTGCTACTGACTACATTTCATTGAACACCACCTCAAATATTGAGGTTCAGAGCATCAACAACACCCTTAAAACGCCGGTTGACGTTTTAAGAACTGCGCTCCAATTACGAAGTCCCCTCAGATCATTGGGTCGCTCCTTTCCCGGTTTGAATAATTACGGTAATGAAAATGAATACTATGCCTGCTTTCACTTCGCCGAAATATTACCGATTTCACAAGGCAAAGGCAAACGCCCAAGGGAATTCACCATCAATTTTAACGGTGCCAACTATGGACGTACTACCCTCCAATATTTGAACCCACTTACCACTTGTTACGGACCTCGTAAATCAAGAGTTAATGGCCTTGTGGATTTCTTTATCAATCAAACTGTACGGTCTGACCTTCCACCTATCCTTAATGCCTTTGAGCTCTTTTATGTAATGCCGCCACTTGTTTCGCCCACAGACCCAGCAGATG TTGATGCTATGACGGTCATCCAGCAAATGTACaatattaataaagatgataGCTGGCAAGGAGACCCCTGTCTGCCAAGAGATTATTCCTGGGCTGGCTTGAACTGCAGCTATGACACTAATTCCCCAAGAATCATCTCTCT GGACCTCAGTGGAAGTAAGTTGACTGGAAAAATATCTTCCTCATTCTCCAATCTCACAGCCATACGATTCTT AGATTTATCAGGTAATGAACTGACTGGAACAGTACCAGAATTTTTAGCACAACTGCCAAATTTAACTGTTCT aAATTTAAGTGGAAACAAGCTAACAGGTTCAGTTCCTCAGTCTCTTGTCCAAAAAGCTAACAATAGACTGCTGCAGCTGAG CTTGGAAGGCAATCCAAGTCTTTGCCAGACAGATTCCTGCGAGAAAAAGAAGCACAATAATGTTCTCCTTCCAGTTGTTATATCCTTTGCAACAGTTATGGTGCTTCTCTTCCTCAGCAGTATATTTTTCTTTTGGAGAATGAAAAGACAAGAAG CAACATCACAATCTAAGAAGGAAGGACTAGTAATTTCAACGAATCGGTCCTTTAGTTATTCGGAGATCGTAAGTATTACTAATAACTTTGAAACCATCATCGGAGAAGGAGGGTTCGGAAAAGTTTACTTTGGGACTCTGAAAGATAACGTTCAAGTTGCTGTCAAATTGCTCTCTCAAAATTCAAGGCAAGGCTACAAGGAATTTCAATCTGAG GCACAACTGTTGATGATTGTTCATCACAGAAACTTGGTTTCTCTAATTGGCTACTGTGATGACCGTCATAATAAGGCTCTGATTTATGAATACATGGTTAATGGAAATTTGCGAGAGCATTTATCAG AGACAAGTGGAAGTACTTTGAATTGGAATGAAAGACTTCATATTGCAGCAGATGCAGCACACG GACTGGAATATCTACATAACGGTTGCAAGCCACCGATAATCCACAGGGATTTGAAGACTTCCAACATCTTATTGAATGAAAAATTGCGAGCAAAGATATCAGATTTCGGGCTATCAAGAGCTTTCGCAAATGAAAGTGGTTCACATATAACAACTCGTCCTGCAGGCACAATCGGCTACCTGGATCCTCA GGCTCAGTCATCAGGAAACTTTAATAAGAAAAGCGACATATACAGCTTTGGGATAATTCTACTTGAGCTGATAACTGGTCAACCTGCCATAAGAAGAGACGTCAATGGAGAAATTATTCGAATACAAGAGTGGGTTACACCAATAATTGAGAATGGCGATGTCAGAAGCATAGTTGATCCCAGGCTACAGGGAGACTTAGATACCAATTCTGCCTGGAAAGCTGTGGAAATAGCTCTGTCCTGTGTACTGAATACAGCAACTCGAAGGCCAGACATGACTGATGTATTGATTGAACTGAAGGAATGTTTGGGTATGGTAACAGCTGTTGTTGGATCTCAGAGGATAGATAGAGGAAGGACAAGATCCATCAATTCACTTGAAATGAGGTCTTTGGAAACCTACACTGAAACGGCTCCCAGTCCAAGGTAG